One Hordeum vulgare subsp. vulgare chromosome 4H, MorexV3_pseudomolecules_assembly, whole genome shotgun sequence DNA window includes the following coding sequences:
- the LOC123451127 gene encoding uncharacterized protein LOC123451127 — translation MDDGDITQRNTQEDDADTHQAADDMTLKAFQRSAYVLKPRKEFKRYSPDDYAKGKNPVAGSSRLSTMRSREDEVEDDDDDESDDPDQFVVARRKKLVSKRGRGPK, via the exons ATGGATGATGGTGACATTACCCAAAGAAATACTCAGGAGGATGATGCTGACACTCATCAG gctgcggacgacatgacgttgaaggctttccaacgctccgcttacgtgttgaagcccaggaaggaatttaagcgctactcaccggatgattatgcgaaaggGAAGAATCCGGTGGCCGGGAGCTCTCGTTTGTCAACGATGAGAAGCAGGGAGGATGaggttgaggatgacgatgacgatgagtccGATGACCCGGATCAATTTGTGGTtgcgagaaggaagaagctagtatccaagaggggacgaggccctAAGTGA